One bacterium genomic window carries:
- a CDS encoding DUF4340 domain-containing protein codes for MKIKKEYIILAAVILFLSAYLLMKQKGKVHYSLLELKKADKKDITKIILKKAGLEIKLVKKNDKWIIEPGNFRANNDLVEKMADEISSLAVTDLVSESKNDVLYDLDKEKKIEVWACKGDEILRKIEIGKPASSYRLTFVKVENDGKIYHAKGNLANTFDKTLSGLRDKTVLSFKSEEITGVSITKANKKLSIVKSPAQASIDLNKDKTGDKKDLRPEWATDKGEAVNEAEIEEIVKTLSNLTCDDFIDDKKKSDIKNPSYSISLTGAKEYSISLFEKTGDKYTAISSESEYPFYISEWNAKRFMKDLDLLTEKKK; via the coding sequence ATGAAGATAAAAAAAGAATATATAATTCTTGCGGCAGTAATATTATTTCTTTCGGCTTATCTTTTGATGAAACAGAAAGGTAAAGTCCATTATTCACTCCTGGAATTGAAAAAGGCGGACAAAAAAGATATTACAAAAATCATATTGAAAAAGGCGGGGTTGGAAATAAAATTGGTGAAAAAAAATGATAAGTGGATAATAGAACCCGGAAATTTCCGGGCGAATAACGATCTCGTGGAGAAGATGGCTGATGAAATAAGTTCTCTCGCTGTTACCGACCTTGTTTCCGAATCAAAGAATGATGTTCTCTATGACCTGGACAAAGAAAAGAAAATTGAGGTCTGGGCCTGCAAGGGAGACGAAATCTTAAGAAAAATCGAGATAGGCAAACCGGCTTCTTCATACCGGCTCACATTCGTAAAAGTCGAAAATGACGGCAAAATTTATCACGCGAAGGGCAACCTGGCAAATACATTTGATAAAACGTTGTCTGGCCTCAGGGACAAAACTGTCCTGTCTTTTAAAAGCGAGGAAATCACAGGAGTTTCAATAACCAAAGCCAATAAAAAATTATCGATAGTAAAATCGCCCGCCCAGGCTTCCATTGACTTGAATAAAGATAAAACCGGAGATAAAAAGGATTTACGGCCTGAGTGGGCCACGGATAAAGGTGAGGCTGTAAATGAGGCGGAAATAGAAGAAATTGTCAAAACATTGTCAAATTTAACGTGTGATGATTTTATTGATGATAAGAAAAAAAGCGATATAAAAAATCCCTCATATTCAATATCTCTTACAGGCGCGAAAGAATATTCAATATCTCTTTTCGAAAAAACCGGTGATAAATACACCGCGATTTCTTCCGAATCCGAATACCCGTTTTATATTTCAGAATGGAACGCGAAACGTTTTATGAAAGATTTGGATTTGTTAACAGAGAAGAAAAAATGA
- a CDS encoding Gldg family protein, which yields MENILKQKNKYYKFLIYLIVVVLVNMAGATLFFRWDLTSNKIFSLSVPSRKVVATLSEPLTVKVFFTGKLSAPYNNIERYLADLLQEYSIYGGKYFNYQFFNVSGEENEKAKVNQDLAHNYGIYPVQIQNIEKDEVKFQKAYMGLVLIHGNIIETIPTITSTEGLEFLITSKIQKMNNKISALLNLKEKVKVKLFLSSSLQVVGPYMNLTGLSETAGKIEEMTRKLNEKNFDRLEFVNYDPSREPSQSKEAEKNGILALQWDEFRDRTGKSISKDKGYIGIIVEHGDKTENIKLLDVFRLPLFGTQYQLAKMDEIEESINEAVENVISVNEEIGYLAGHGTRELGMMDMPFSNQGREESLKNFYGMVSEEYTLKQVNLKETGVPEGLPSLIIAGAKEKFSDYELYQIDQYLMKGKNLAVFVDSFNEIVPRQGFNGMGGFQNPVYLPVNTGLEKLLEHYGAGIKKSYVLDENCFKQSIPEAFGGGEQTVYFAPIIKNEFINKKLSFLKNIKGLVMFKSSPVELDEEKIKKYGLKAEKLFSSSEKSWDISDDINLNPMFIQPPKGENKYKQMVMACILEGYFPSYFADKPIPEKEAEEGGDDKKDKKNDKNKAKGIDMSSIQAGEATIKKGKPGKIFVIGTSEILLDNILDKKGMGPNAHFIMNIIDYLNNKEAYAVMRSKAQRFNPLKEIKPDSKVLIKGANIAGLPVLIIIAGLMVFLRRRSRQRVIQQIFGK from the coding sequence ATGGAAAATATATTAAAACAAAAAAATAAGTATTATAAATTCTTAATCTATTTAATAGTTGTTGTCCTTGTTAATATGGCAGGCGCGACACTGTTTTTCAGGTGGGACCTGACCTCTAATAAAATATTTTCCTTGTCGGTACCGAGCAGAAAAGTTGTCGCCACGCTTTCCGAGCCTTTGACCGTAAAGGTGTTTTTTACCGGGAAACTGTCCGCCCCTTACAATAATATTGAACGGTATCTCGCGGATCTTTTACAGGAATATTCCATATACGGCGGGAAATATTTCAATTACCAGTTTTTCAACGTGTCCGGCGAGGAAAACGAAAAGGCAAAAGTTAACCAGGACCTCGCCCATAATTATGGCATTTATCCTGTCCAGATTCAAAATATCGAAAAGGACGAGGTCAAATTCCAGAAGGCGTATATGGGGCTGGTTTTGATTCACGGGAACATAATAGAAACAATCCCGACAATAACCTCGACAGAAGGCCTTGAATTCCTGATTACTTCAAAGATACAAAAGATGAATAACAAGATAAGCGCGCTTTTAAACCTTAAAGAAAAGGTAAAGGTTAAATTATTTTTGTCTTCTTCACTGCAGGTTGTGGGCCCTTATATGAATTTAACGGGGCTTTCTGAAACAGCGGGAAAGATTGAAGAGATGACCAGGAAACTGAATGAAAAAAACTTTGACAGGCTGGAATTTGTAAATTATGACCCGAGCCGGGAACCGTCTCAAAGCAAAGAAGCAGAAAAAAACGGCATCCTGGCCCTCCAGTGGGACGAGTTCAGGGACAGGACAGGCAAATCAATTTCAAAAGATAAAGGTTATATCGGAATTATTGTGGAACACGGCGATAAAACAGAAAACATCAAATTGCTGGATGTTTTTCGCCTGCCGCTTTTTGGGACGCAGTATCAGCTCGCGAAAATGGATGAAATTGAAGAAAGTATTAATGAGGCAGTTGAAAATGTCATAAGCGTAAATGAAGAAATAGGCTATCTTGCCGGGCACGGCACGCGTGAACTCGGCATGATGGACATGCCTTTTTCGAACCAGGGCAGGGAAGAGTCTCTTAAAAATTTTTACGGCATGGTCAGCGAGGAGTATACTTTAAAACAGGTAAATTTAAAAGAAACGGGTGTTCCTGAAGGCCTGCCGTCCCTGATAATAGCCGGGGCCAAAGAGAAATTTTCAGATTATGAATTATACCAGATTGACCAGTATTTAATGAAAGGAAAGAACCTCGCGGTTTTTGTTGATTCATTTAATGAAATTGTTCCCCGGCAGGGTTTTAACGGAATGGGAGGTTTCCAGAATCCAGTGTATCTGCCTGTAAATACCGGGCTTGAAAAGCTGCTCGAGCATTACGGCGCCGGCATTAAGAAATCGTATGTTCTTGATGAAAATTGTTTTAAGCAGAGCATCCCCGAGGCCTTTGGCGGCGGGGAACAGACGGTATATTTCGCCCCGATAATTAAAAATGAATTTATTAATAAAAAGTTAAGCTTTTTGAAAAATATAAAGGGGCTTGTGATGTTTAAGTCTTCCCCTGTGGAACTGGACGAGGAGAAGATAAAAAAATACGGGTTAAAGGCTGAAAAATTATTTTCATCATCAGAAAAATCATGGGACATTTCGGATGATATTAATTTGAATCCAATGTTTATCCAGCCTCCGAAGGGAGAAAATAAATATAAACAAATGGTAATGGCGTGTATTCTTGAAGGTTATTTCCCGAGTTATTTTGCCGATAAACCTATTCCAGAAAAAGAAGCTGAAGAAGGCGGGGACGATAAAAAAGACAAGAAAAATGACAAGAATAAGGCGAAAGGCATTGACATGTCAAGTATCCAGGCAGGGGAAGCGACCATTAAAAAAGGCAAACCGGGAAAAATATTTGTTATAGGAACATCGGAGATTTTGCTGGATAATATTCTTGATAAAAAAGGCATGGGTCCAAACGCGCATTTTATAATGAACATTATTGATTACCTGAATAATAAAGAGGCATATGCCGTTATGCGCAGTAAAGCCCAGCGTTTTAATCCTTTAAAGGAAATTAAACCTGATTCGAAAGTGCTGATTAAGGGCGCTAATATAGCGGGTTTGCCCGTGTTGATTATAATAGCCGGGCTTATGGTCTTTTTGAGGCGCCGTTCAAGACAGCGGGTCATTCAGCAGATATTCGGAAAATGA